From Bradyrhizobium symbiodeficiens, the proteins below share one genomic window:
- a CDS encoding TorD/DmsD family molecular chaperone, translating to MRTVDEFDLARSQEYALLATLLTRSPDGNLLSRISALRGDASPMGVAHVALADAARRTNEQAASREFFALFAGLGKGALLPYASHYLSDTLYGRPLARLRETLGDLGLEKAPERTEPEDHAGFLCEIMAGLAGGSIPAPAGAERIFFDQHVSRWMRRFFADLERTSSAGFYASVGALGRTFIDIEAEAFALPG from the coding sequence GTGCGTACTGTCGATGAATTCGACCTTGCCCGATCGCAGGAATACGCGCTGTTGGCGACGTTGCTGACGCGCAGCCCGGACGGGAATCTGCTGAGCCGCATCTCCGCACTGCGCGGCGATGCCAGTCCGATGGGCGTCGCGCACGTTGCGCTGGCGGATGCGGCGCGCCGGACAAATGAGCAGGCGGCGTCGCGCGAGTTCTTTGCCCTCTTTGCAGGATTGGGCAAGGGGGCACTGCTGCCTTATGCGTCACACTACCTGTCCGATACGCTGTATGGCCGTCCCCTCGCGCGGTTGCGGGAAACTCTCGGGGATCTCGGCCTCGAAAAGGCTCCGGAGCGTACGGAGCCCGAAGACCACGCGGGATTTCTCTGTGAGATCATGGCAGGCTTGGCGGGCGGGAGCATTCCAGCGCCAGCGGGCGCCGAGAGGATCTTCTTTGATCAGCATGTTTCACGCTGGATGAGACGTTTTTTCGCTGATCTCGAGCGAACGAGTTCGGCGGGTTTCTATGCGTCCGTTGGCGCGCTCGGACGGACGTTTATCGATATTGAGGCGGAGGCTTTCGCGCTTCCGGGCTGA
- a CDS encoding DUF3306 domain-containing protein, whose translation MPENNVFLRWARLKQASKSAEAEQAEVTQAAEPSAGEVAPERPFDLASLPSIESIAAHTDIAAFLNTGVPAELARAALRRAWATDPAIRDFIGIAENQWDFNDPNAIPGFGPLDPTDKMADLVAQVSKGLEQVQDVLADVPPPIDPVRQGLVNSEQPVLEPTASAVRSLPDDAATPPTEDRDAAEQADGLATTMLPSQRARRHGSALPR comes from the coding sequence GTGCCTGAGAATAACGTCTTCCTTCGCTGGGCGCGTCTCAAGCAGGCGTCGAAAAGTGCTGAGGCTGAACAGGCCGAGGTCACGCAAGCCGCAGAGCCATCGGCCGGAGAGGTCGCGCCCGAGCGTCCCTTCGATCTCGCAAGCCTGCCGTCAATCGAGTCGATTGCCGCTCACACGGATATCGCGGCTTTCCTCAACACCGGCGTCCCGGCCGAATTGGCCCGGGCAGCATTACGCCGCGCCTGGGCAACCGATCCTGCAATTCGTGACTTCATCGGGATCGCGGAGAACCAGTGGGATTTTAATGACCCCAACGCCATTCCGGGATTCGGTCCGCTCGATCCAACGGACAAAATGGCCGATCTTGTCGCGCAGGTTTCGAAAGGCCTGGAACAGGTCCAGGACGTGCTTGCGGACGTACCACCGCCGATCGATCCGGTACGGCAAGGCCTCGTCAACTCCGAACAGCCAGTCCTCGAACCAACGGCCTCGGCAGTTCGATCGTTACCAGATGATGCCGCGACACCGCCGACCGAGGATCGGGATGCTGCCGAGCAGGCTGACGGTCTTGCCACAACAATGTTGCCCTCACAGCGAGCACGACGTCATGGCAGTGCATTGCCACGCTAG
- a CDS encoding DUF3305 domain-containing protein — MISTSLARIAVGVAIERRKAKSAWADFLWRPVAVFAGEPSAKPWTPIGGEGEVTLFYAGDAVIELHRTETTNYRENLTSGSPTLWVNLRPTGSEPPYELLAVTADPAEGEAFTDAGSNLIEAVPMPVGISEIIGRFIAEHHVERPFVKRKRNR, encoded by the coding sequence TTGATATCGACAAGTCTTGCACGCATTGCTGTCGGTGTTGCAATCGAACGACGCAAAGCGAAGAGTGCGTGGGCCGATTTTCTGTGGCGGCCCGTGGCTGTCTTTGCGGGTGAGCCGTCCGCGAAGCCGTGGACTCCGATCGGCGGCGAAGGCGAGGTCACGTTGTTCTATGCAGGTGACGCTGTGATCGAACTGCATCGCACCGAAACCACCAATTATCGCGAGAACCTGACATCAGGCTCGCCTACTCTATGGGTCAATCTGCGCCCCACCGGCTCCGAACCACCTTATGAGCTACTCGCTGTCACCGCCGACCCTGCGGAGGGCGAAGCCTTCACCGACGCGGGCAGCAATCTGATTGAAGCCGTGCCGATGCCGGTTGGTATCTCCGAGATCATCGGCCGCTTCATTGCCGAACACCATGTCGAACGCCCCTTCGTCAAACGGAAACGCAATCGCTAG
- a CDS encoding 4Fe-4S binding protein: MPLDSDAIGRGCHGKITAATQLCGAELGRFGAIAADDGPLTVACTRQATLFSQVAAENNRANSIQFANIRETAGWSDDAERAGPKMAALLAAATEVAAPAQMVQLESSGIILIYGRDEAAIEAGDLLKDHLDVTVLIAPPAALAPPRSADYPIAKGRITSIKGHLGAFDVVVDDFAEAAPSSRRALSFGPSRNNARSSCDIVLDLTGEPALIRGDMRDGYLRADPGHRASVLQAVLKARDLVGTFEKPRYITFDAGLCAHSRSKQTGCTRCLDACPAGAITPAGNHVAIDADICEGCGQCATACPTGAASYALPPEDALVRKLRTMLLAYHQAGGQRPVMLVHDEVHGSPLIDALARFGDGLPANVVPFAVNEVTQVGLESIIAAFAYGVSAVHFLLRAKPRHDVSGLTRTIALADPILAGLGFGEGRLSVIATDDPDHLIEALRAAPAHAPAPRPASFRPVGGKRDVLRFALAELHRAAPAPVDVVPLPDGAPFGAVEVDAAGCTLCLSCVSVCPTTALRDDPERPALRFVEDSCVQCGLCRTTCPEKVITLVPQIDFRASRAPTRVLKDEEPFCCIRCSKPFGVKSSIERVIAKLEGQHWMYSGSPQRLDAIRMCGDCRVGFVAEQGFESYGAPGPTVRTTDDYLRDREAQRDPDGGSN; encoded by the coding sequence ATGCCGCTCGATTCCGATGCGATCGGCCGCGGCTGCCACGGCAAAATAACGGCCGCGACGCAGCTCTGCGGTGCCGAGCTTGGGCGATTTGGAGCAATCGCAGCCGACGATGGTCCGCTTACAGTCGCCTGCACACGGCAGGCGACGCTGTTTTCGCAGGTCGCCGCCGAAAATAATCGTGCGAATTCGATACAGTTTGCCAACATCCGCGAGACCGCCGGATGGTCCGATGACGCCGAGCGCGCGGGGCCGAAGATGGCCGCGCTGCTGGCCGCCGCGACTGAAGTCGCCGCGCCTGCGCAAATGGTCCAACTGGAGAGCAGTGGAATTATCCTGATCTACGGCCGCGACGAGGCCGCGATCGAGGCCGGCGATCTGCTGAAGGACCATCTCGACGTCACCGTGCTGATTGCGCCGCCAGCCGCGCTCGCGCCGCCGCGTAGCGCCGACTATCCGATCGCCAAGGGACGGATCACGAGCATCAAGGGACATTTGGGCGCGTTCGACGTCGTGGTCGACGACTTTGCCGAGGCGGCCCCGTCCTCACGCCGCGCCCTTTCATTTGGTCCATCGCGCAACAACGCGCGTTCGAGCTGCGACATCGTCCTCGACTTGACCGGCGAGCCGGCGCTGATCCGCGGCGACATGCGCGACGGTTATCTGCGTGCCGATCCCGGTCATCGCGCGTCTGTTCTCCAGGCTGTGCTGAAGGCGCGCGACCTCGTCGGGACCTTCGAGAAGCCACGTTACATCACCTTCGACGCCGGGCTTTGCGCCCATTCGCGTTCGAAGCAAACCGGCTGCACCCGCTGCCTCGACGCCTGTCCCGCCGGCGCGATCACGCCTGCGGGCAACCATGTGGCCATCGATGCCGACATCTGCGAAGGCTGCGGTCAATGCGCGACGGCCTGTCCGACGGGCGCCGCGTCCTATGCCCTGCCGCCGGAAGACGCGCTGGTCAGGAAGTTGCGTACGATGCTGCTCGCGTACCATCAGGCGGGCGGTCAGCGGCCCGTCATGCTCGTGCACGACGAGGTCCACGGTTCGCCGCTGATCGACGCGCTGGCGCGGTTCGGCGACGGCTTGCCCGCGAACGTGGTGCCGTTTGCCGTCAACGAGGTTACGCAGGTCGGGCTTGAGAGCATCATCGCAGCCTTTGCCTATGGCGTGTCGGCGGTCCACTTTTTGCTGCGCGCCAAGCCGCGCCACGACGTCTCCGGCTTGACGCGAACGATCGCGCTGGCCGATCCAATTCTTGCCGGCCTTGGCTTCGGCGAGGGGCGGCTTTCAGTGATCGCGACCGACGATCCGGACCACCTGATCGAGGCGCTCCGCGCGGCGCCGGCCCACGCACCAGCTCCGCGCCCCGCAAGCTTTCGCCCGGTGGGCGGCAAGCGCGACGTGCTACGCTTTGCGCTAGCCGAACTGCATCGCGCGGCACCTGCCCCCGTCGATGTCGTTCCATTGCCGGACGGGGCGCCGTTCGGAGCCGTCGAGGTCGATGCTGCGGGCTGCACACTTTGCCTCTCTTGCGTGTCGGTCTGTCCCACGACGGCGCTGCGCGACGACCCCGAGCGGCCGGCATTGCGTTTTGTCGAAGACTCCTGCGTTCAATGCGGTCTGTGCCGGACGACGTGTCCGGAAAAGGTCATCACGCTGGTCCCGCAAATTGACTTTCGTGCGAGCCGGGCACCAACCCGGGTTCTCAAGGACGAGGAGCCGTTTTGTTGCATCCGCTGCAGCAAGCCGTTCGGCGTCAAGAGCAGCATTGAGCGCGTGATCGCCAAGCTCGAAGGCCAGCACTGGATGTATTCAGGCTCACCGCAGAGGCTCGACGCAATCAGGATGTGCGGCGATTGCCGCGTCGGCTTCGTCGCCGAACAAGGTTTTGAATCTTATGGCGCGCCAGGCCCAACCGTCCGCACGACGGACGATTATCTGCGCGACCGGGAGGCGCAACGAGACCCGGACGGCGGCTCCAACTGA
- a CDS encoding formate dehydrogenase subunit gamma, with amino-acid sequence MTAFARIRFAALLLMLFGLTTASVPAQKLGPDGAPNPTASVTTQKTLLEQAARIQGRIDIPDAKAGVLVQPAGRTWDYFHEVLLHWGAALVIVGMLAVLALAYLIMGRLRIEAGRSGQTIVRFKAFERFAHWLTAVSFVLLGLTGLNVTFGKILLRPLVGPDAFSDISQIAKYVHNFTSFAFVAGLVLITLLFFRDNLFKRIDIDWVKQGGGFIKSKHAPAGRFNLGEKMVYWLSVAAGVAVSVSGFVLLFPFYGTNIADMQIAQVAHAVIAILFIALILGHIYIGTLGMEGAFEAMGTGEVDINWAREHHDRWLAEKLEAEGRQASATPAE; translated from the coding sequence ATGACGGCTTTCGCACGCATTCGCTTCGCAGCGCTCTTGTTGATGCTGTTCGGTCTCACGACAGCTTCTGTGCCCGCCCAGAAGCTCGGTCCCGATGGGGCACCCAATCCGACCGCAAGTGTGACCACCCAGAAGACGCTTCTCGAGCAAGCGGCGCGCATCCAGGGCCGGATCGACATTCCCGATGCCAAAGCCGGCGTGTTGGTGCAGCCGGCGGGACGGACCTGGGATTATTTCCACGAGGTCCTGCTGCATTGGGGAGCCGCGCTGGTGATCGTCGGCATGCTTGCCGTGCTGGCGCTCGCCTATCTGATCATGGGCCGGCTTCGCATCGAGGCGGGGCGTTCCGGCCAGACGATCGTCCGCTTCAAGGCCTTCGAGCGGTTCGCGCATTGGCTGACGGCGGTCTCTTTCGTGCTGCTCGGATTGACCGGCCTGAACGTCACCTTCGGCAAGATCCTGTTGCGACCGCTCGTCGGCCCGGATGCCTTCTCCGACATCTCCCAGATCGCGAAGTACGTGCATAATTTCACGAGCTTCGCCTTCGTGGCGGGCCTTGTTCTGATCACGCTGCTTTTCTTCAGGGACAATCTCTTCAAGAGAATAGATATTGACTGGGTCAAGCAGGGCGGCGGCTTCATCAAGTCGAAGCACGCGCCCGCGGGGCGCTTCAATCTCGGTGAGAAGATGGTCTATTGGCTGTCGGTCGCAGCCGGCGTCGCCGTCTCCGTGTCCGGATTCGTGCTGCTGTTTCCCTTCTACGGCACCAATATTGCGGACATGCAGATCGCCCAGGTCGCTCACGCCGTCATCGCAATCCTGTTCATCGCGCTGATCCTGGGACACATCTATATCGGCACGCTCGGCATGGAGGGCGCGTTCGAAGCCATGGGCACCGGCGAGGTCGATATCAACTGGGCGAGAGAGCATCACGACCGCTGGCTCGCCGAGAAGCTCGAAGCGGAAGGCCGGCAAGCTTCGGCCACGCCGGCTGAATAG
- the fdh3B gene encoding formate dehydrogenase FDH3 subunit beta, which produces MARMKFLCDADRCIDCNACVTACKNENEVPWGINRRRVVTINDGKPGERSVSMACMHCTDAPCASVCPVKCIYPTEDGIVLHNKDQCIGCGYCFYACPFGAPQYPQVGNFGSRGKMDKCTYCAGGGGPEAPGSAEEYAKYGSNRFGEGKLPMCAEMCSTKSLLAGDGDIIAQLYEERVEKRGYGSGAWGWTTAYNEDVKT; this is translated from the coding sequence ATGGCACGCATGAAATTCCTGTGTGATGCGGATCGTTGCATCGACTGCAATGCCTGCGTGACCGCCTGCAAGAACGAGAACGAGGTGCCCTGGGGCATCAATCGACGTCGCGTCGTCACCATCAATGACGGCAAACCCGGCGAGCGGTCGGTCTCGATGGCCTGCATGCATTGCACCGATGCGCCTTGCGCGTCGGTGTGTCCGGTCAAATGCATCTATCCGACCGAAGACGGCATCGTCCTGCACAACAAGGATCAGTGCATCGGCTGCGGCTATTGCTTTTACGCCTGTCCGTTCGGAGCGCCGCAATATCCCCAGGTCGGAAATTTTGGCTCGCGGGGCAAGATGGACAAGTGCACCTATTGTGCTGGCGGCGGCGGGCCGGAGGCGCCGGGCAGCGCGGAAGAATATGCGAAATACGGGTCGAATCGTTTTGGCGAAGGCAAGCTGCCTATGTGCGCCGAGATGTGCTCGACCAAGTCACTCCTGGCCGGCGATGGCGACATCATCGCGCAACTCTACGAGGAACGCGTCGAGAAGCGCGGCTACGGCTCCGGAGCCTGGGGCTGGACGACCGCCTACAACGAGGACGTCAAAACGTAA
- a CDS encoding fasciclin domain-containing protein has product MVAGLLGPSVARAADIVDTAVSAGSFTTLVTAVKAAGLVKTLKGKGPFTVFAPNDAAFAKLPPGTVESLLKNKAKLAAVLKYHVIPGRVKAADVAGKSLQVATVQGQPVSVDGSFGVRVNDAHVIQPDIEASNGVIHVIDTVLLPPARAKKMHH; this is encoded by the coding sequence ATGGTCGCTGGTCTGCTTGGTCCATCCGTGGCGCGTGCCGCGGACATCGTGGACACGGCGGTTTCAGCCGGTTCGTTCACTACGCTGGTGACAGCCGTGAAAGCTGCCGGTCTTGTGAAGACGCTCAAGGGCAAGGGCCCCTTCACCGTATTCGCGCCCAACGACGCAGCCTTCGCCAAGCTGCCGCCCGGCACAGTCGAATCGCTGTTGAAGAACAAGGCGAAGCTGGCGGCCGTTCTGAAGTATCACGTCATTCCCGGCCGCGTGAAGGCTGCCGACGTCGCCGGCAAGTCGCTTCAGGTGGCGACCGTTCAAGGCCAGCCCGTCAGCGTCGACGGAAGTTTCGGTGTCCGCGTCAATGACGCGCACGTCATCCAGCCGGACATCGAGGCCTCGAACGGTGTCATTCACGTCATCGACACGGTTCTGCTGCCCCCGGCGCGCGCCAAGAAGATGCACCATTGA
- a CDS encoding N-carbamoyl-D-amino-acid hydrolase, whose translation MTRFVTIAAGQLGPIARSESRIEVVTRLMALMREAKACGCDLIVYPELALTTFFPRWYFEDQAEIDSFFEREMPGPETRALFDLARELGLGFCLGYAELAVEDGIVRRYNTSILVDKSGAIVARYRKVHLPGHAEHEPWRKFQHLEKRYFEPGSGFGVVDAFGGVMGMAICNDRRWSETYRVMGLQGVEMVMIGYNTPVHNPPAPEHDDLSLFHNHLVMQAGAYQNGTFVVGVAKAGVEEGVDHIGGSCVIAPSGEIIARCTTKGDEIALARCDLDLCNSYKRTTFNFDVHRQPQAYGMIVERKGVTTMADGTAVSPKG comes from the coding sequence GTGACGAGATTTGTGACGATCGCAGCCGGCCAGCTCGGTCCGATTGCCAGGAGCGAGAGCAGGATCGAAGTGGTGACCCGCCTGATGGCTCTGATGCGCGAGGCAAAGGCGTGCGGCTGCGACCTGATCGTGTATCCCGAGCTCGCGCTGACGACGTTTTTTCCGCGCTGGTATTTCGAGGATCAGGCCGAGATCGACAGTTTCTTCGAGCGCGAGATGCCGGGGCCGGAGACGCGAGCCCTGTTCGATCTCGCGCGCGAGCTCGGTCTCGGCTTCTGTCTCGGCTATGCCGAGCTGGCGGTCGAGGACGGAATTGTCCGGCGCTACAACACGTCCATTCTGGTCGACAAAAGCGGCGCGATCGTCGCCCGATATCGCAAGGTTCACCTGCCTGGCCATGCCGAGCACGAGCCGTGGCGGAAATTTCAGCATCTGGAAAAGCGCTATTTCGAGCCGGGCAGCGGCTTCGGCGTCGTCGATGCCTTCGGCGGCGTGATGGGCATGGCGATCTGCAATGATCGCCGCTGGAGCGAGACCTATCGGGTGATGGGCCTGCAGGGCGTCGAGATGGTGATGATCGGCTACAACACGCCGGTGCACAATCCGCCCGCGCCCGAGCATGACGATCTCTCACTGTTCCACAACCATCTGGTGATGCAGGCCGGCGCCTATCAGAACGGCACCTTCGTGGTCGGCGTCGCCAAGGCCGGCGTCGAGGAGGGCGTCGACCACATCGGCGGCAGCTGCGTCATCGCGCCCTCGGGCGAGATCATCGCGAGATGCACGACCAAGGGCGACGAGATCGCGCTGGCGCGCTGCGATCTCGACCTCTGCAACTCCTACAAGCGGACCACCTTCAATTTCGACGTTCACCGCCAGCCGCAGGCTTACGGGATGATCGTGGAACGGAAGGGCGTGACGACGATGGCGGATGGAACGGCGGTGTCGCCGAAGGGGTGA
- a CDS encoding TetR/AcrR family transcriptional regulator — protein MQKAARRSRSVARPPGRPREFDMDTALDRAVQVFRERGYHATSIGDLTAAMRLATGSIYKAFRDKHAVFLAAFERYTALRQEQTRSAARRGTNGRDRIRNVLLSYVAQSQGTEGRRGCLVVGSAVELSAVDSVVAARVGAQLETNEDFIAGLIREGQADGSIPGHVAADDTARLMICITQGLRVVGKARLPLDGARLVGVAMKLLA, from the coding sequence ATGCAAAAGGCCGCCCGTCGATCCCGATCCGTTGCCCGTCCGCCCGGCCGCCCCCGGGAGTTCGACATGGACACCGCGCTTGACCGCGCCGTGCAGGTATTTCGCGAGCGTGGCTATCATGCGACCTCCATCGGCGACCTCACCGCGGCGATGCGGCTGGCGACGGGGAGCATCTACAAGGCGTTTCGCGACAAGCATGCGGTGTTTCTGGCTGCCTTCGAGCGCTATACGGCGCTGCGCCAGGAGCAGACCCGCAGCGCCGCCCGGCGCGGCACCAACGGCCGCGACCGGATCCGCAATGTGCTGCTGTCCTATGTCGCGCAGTCGCAAGGGACTGAGGGACGGCGGGGCTGCCTCGTGGTCGGCAGCGCGGTCGAATTGTCGGCGGTCGATTCCGTCGTCGCCGCCCGCGTCGGCGCCCAGCTCGAGACCAACGAAGATTTCATCGCCGGCCTCATTCGCGAGGGGCAGGCCGACGGCTCGATTCCCGGCCATGTCGCGGCCGACGACACCGCGCGGCTGATGATCTGTATCACGCAGGGCCTGCGTGTCGTCGGCAAGGCGCGCCTGCCGCTCGACGGAGCCCGCCTCGTCGGCGTCGCGATGAAACTGCTCGCCTGA
- a CDS encoding MFS transporter: MTMNATIETVPGPDAVSRRLTFVLAAACGMIAANIYYAQPLIAPISAALGLSHAAAGLIVTMTQIGYGTGLLLIVPLGDLVENRILICSVITLGAAALLAAAFATHALPFLVAALFIGIGSVAVQIIIPYAAHLAPEAIRGRVVGNVSTGLMLGIMLARPVSSFVTAALSWHAVFFASAALMIVLTAVLWMTLPNRKPVTRMHYGELLLSMPHLVRATPLLRRRALYQASLFGCFTLFWTVAPLQLADAFGFTQRGIALFALAGVAGVFAAPIAGRLADRGHSRVATLVAMLLAAVGFLVTYLGASGSMLNLVCLVVAAIAIDVGVQGNVVLGFRAIFALGHEHRSRLNGLYMATFFTAGAAGSAVGAWAFAQGGWTLASAIGLALPVAGLLYAATE; encoded by the coding sequence ATGACGATGAATGCCACGATCGAGACCGTGCCCGGGCCGGATGCGGTGTCGCGGCGCCTGACCTTCGTGCTCGCCGCGGCCTGTGGCATGATCGCGGCCAATATCTACTACGCGCAGCCGCTGATCGCCCCGATCAGCGCCGCGCTCGGCCTGTCGCATGCGGCCGCCGGGCTGATCGTCACCATGACGCAGATCGGCTACGGCACCGGGCTGCTGCTGATCGTGCCGCTCGGCGATCTCGTCGAGAACCGTATCCTGATCTGCTCCGTCATCACGCTCGGCGCGGCGGCGCTGCTCGCCGCCGCGTTCGCCACTCATGCGTTGCCGTTCCTAGTCGCCGCGCTGTTCATCGGCATCGGTTCGGTCGCGGTGCAGATCATCATTCCCTATGCCGCGCATCTGGCGCCGGAAGCCATCCGCGGCCGCGTCGTCGGCAACGTCTCGACCGGCTTGATGCTCGGCATCATGCTGGCGCGTCCGGTGTCGAGCTTCGTCACGGCGGCGCTGTCGTGGCACGCGGTGTTCTTCGCCTCCGCCGCGCTGATGATCGTGCTGACGGCGGTGCTCTGGATGACGCTGCCGAACCGCAAGCCGGTGACGCGGATGCATTACGGCGAGCTGCTGCTGTCGATGCCGCATCTGGTGCGGGCCACGCCGCTGCTGCGGCGCCGGGCGCTGTACCAGGCCAGTCTGTTCGGCTGCTTCACCCTGTTCTGGACGGTGGCGCCGCTCCAGCTCGCGGACGCATTCGGCTTCACCCAGCGCGGCATCGCGCTGTTCGCGCTGGCCGGTGTGGCCGGCGTGTTCGCAGCGCCCATCGCCGGACGGCTCGCCGATCGCGGCCATAGCCGCGTCGCGACGCTGGTCGCGATGCTGCTCGCGGCCGTGGGCTTCCTCGTGACCTATCTCGGCGCGTCCGGCTCGATGCTGAACCTAGTCTGTCTGGTCGTGGCGGCGATCGCCATCGATGTCGGTGTCCAGGGCAATGTCGTGCTCGGCTTCCGCGCCATCTTCGCGCTCGGGCACGAGCACCGCAGCCGTCTCAACGGCCTCTACATGGCGACGTTCTTCACCGCCGGCGCGGCCGGCTCCGCGGTCGGCGCCTGGGCTTTCGCGCAAGGCGGCTGGACGCTCGCATCGGCCATCGGCCTCGCTTTGCCCGTCGCGGGCCTGCTCTATGCGGCGACCGAATAG
- a CDS encoding DUF4118 domain-containing protein: MRRAGLSGVPRVRPWSWQAFLFGFVVVAISAALQGICVAFGAKLYFAAFLPSIFVVGFVAGAPAAAFTALLTIPVVWWAFMPPFFKFSALSSANADSINLFFLLAVFLIGLADLCRETMRITTSGGRKPPGDGAATNPQ; this comes from the coding sequence ATGAGGCGTGCGGGTTTGTCTGGCGTACCGCGGGTACGGCCATGGTCGTGGCAGGCGTTCCTGTTCGGATTCGTGGTTGTCGCAATATCTGCCGCGCTTCAGGGCATCTGTGTCGCGTTCGGCGCAAAGCTCTATTTCGCGGCGTTCCTGCCCAGCATCTTCGTGGTCGGATTTGTCGCGGGCGCACCCGCGGCGGCGTTCACCGCGCTGCTCACCATTCCGGTGGTGTGGTGGGCGTTCATGCCGCCGTTCTTCAAGTTCAGCGCGCTCTCCAGCGCGAACGCGGATTCCATCAATCTGTTCTTCCTGCTGGCCGTGTTCCTGATCGGCCTCGCCGATCTCTGCCGCGAGACGATGCGGATCACCACGAGCGGCGGGCGGAAGCCTCCGGGAGACGGCGCGGCAACGAATCCGCAATAA
- a CDS encoding class 1 fructose-bisphosphatase: MTGQLRLDDHLQRYSETAPHALTVAAAVDAIATAAIGIADLIATGDLADASGLTTGRNSDGDVQRDLDVQADAILRRCLNKLPIAALASEEMREAQICDREGRICIAIDPLDGSSNIDINMTVGTIFSILPAPDDLALAFHQPGTAQLAAGFVTYGPQTSLVLTLGEGVDIFTLDRKAGCFRLARSGAQIAEGCEEFAINASNRRHWDPPVRAFVDECLAGVEGPANHDFNMRWVGSLVAEAYRILTRGGIFLYPSDARPGYGDGRLRLTYEAHPMAMIIEQAGGSATTGRERILDLSAQNLHQRVPLIMGSSNEVRRVEELHCDSLLVASVSAPLFARRGFFRL, translated from the coding sequence ATGACCGGGCAACTCAGGCTGGACGACCACCTTCAACGGTATTCCGAGACCGCGCCTCACGCGCTGACCGTCGCGGCTGCGGTCGATGCCATCGCGACAGCGGCGATCGGGATCGCCGACCTGATCGCCACCGGCGATCTCGCGGACGCCTCCGGCCTGACCACCGGCCGCAACAGCGACGGCGACGTCCAGCGCGATCTCGACGTGCAGGCGGATGCGATCCTGCGCCGCTGCCTCAACAAGCTGCCGATCGCAGCGCTCGCCTCGGAAGAGATGCGTGAGGCCCAGATCTGCGACCGCGAGGGCCGCATCTGCATCGCGATCGATCCGCTCGACGGCTCCTCCAACATCGACATCAACATGACGGTCGGCACGATCTTCTCGATCCTGCCCGCGCCCGATGATCTCGCGCTCGCCTTCCATCAGCCCGGCACCGCGCAGCTTGCGGCGGGCTTCGTCACCTACGGCCCGCAGACCTCCCTGGTGCTGACGCTCGGGGAGGGCGTCGACATCTTCACGCTCGATCGCAAGGCCGGCTGCTTCCGCCTCGCGCGCAGCGGCGCGCAGATCGCCGAGGGCTGCGAGGAGTTCGCGATCAACGCATCGAACCGCCGGCACTGGGATCCGCCTGTGCGCGCCTTCGTCGACGAGTGCCTCGCCGGCGTCGAAGGGCCCGCCAACCACGATTTCAACATGCGCTGGGTCGGCTCGCTGGTCGCCGAGGCCTATCGCATCCTCACCCGCGGCGGCATCTTCCTCTATCCCTCGGACGCGCGCCCCGGCTACGGCGACGGCCGCCTGCGCCTGACTTACGAAGCGCATCCGATGGCCATGATCATCGAGCAGGCCGGCGGCTCCGCCACGACAGGACGCGAGCGCATCCTCGACCTCTCGGCGCAGAACCTGCACCAGCGCGTGCCGCTGATCATGGGTTCGAGCAACGAGGTGCGCCGGGTCGAGGAGCTGCACTGCGATTCGCTGCTGGTTGCCAGCGTCTCAGCGCCGTTGTTCGCGCGGCGCGGATTCTTCAGGCTGTGA